A genomic segment from Haloarcula limicola encodes:
- a CDS encoding DUF3209 family protein has protein sequence MSCYEIEALRLGLMNVLGTEDEHARRHAERELEGHESGPIEALANAETLAAVERHLDAALVDLEEEIARTDADADEYDYMRGRLVAVRDAERAVSRITTQGEDVLSGLGEAHDVLHEAFPVDE, from the coding sequence ATGAGCTGTTACGAGATCGAGGCCCTCAGACTGGGCCTCATGAACGTCCTCGGTACCGAAGACGAACACGCGCGCCGGCACGCGGAACGAGAGCTGGAAGGCCACGAGAGCGGCCCTATCGAGGCGCTGGCGAACGCGGAGACGCTCGCGGCCGTCGAGCGCCACCTCGACGCCGCGCTCGTGGACCTAGAGGAGGAGATCGCGCGGACGGACGCGGACGCCGACGAGTACGACTACATGCGCGGGCGACTCGTCGCCGTTCGGGACGCCGAGCGGGCGGTGAGCCGGATCACGACGCAGGGCGAGGACGTCCTCTCGGGCCTCGGCGAGGCCCACGACGTGCTCCACGAGGCGTTTCCCGTCGATGAGTAG
- a CDS encoding CbtB domain-containing protein: protein MAAAPTTVHGRIESARTELTPTQLAAGLLFVAALGVTFLFAQDPLVHDSMHNFRHAAGIACH, encoded by the coding sequence ATGGCTGCCGCACCCACCACCGTTCACGGTCGTATCGAGAGCGCGCGCACGGAACTCACGCCGACACAGCTGGCCGCCGGCCTGCTGTTCGTCGCCGCGCTGGGCGTCACGTTCCTGTTCGCGCAGGACCCGCTCGTCCACGATTCGATGCACAACTTCCGCCACGCGGCGGGCATCGCCTGTCACTGA
- a CDS encoding CbtA family protein, with protein MLAEYLTRGVKAGVVAGLVFGLFVAVAANPLVAHADAVNHAAGEPDHGVDAEHHPDAHGHGADGSEGGGHHETAVSAAVAGVVSVLAGVAWAVALGGVFFGLAFYFLEPAIPGTGATKSYLLGAAGFVTVSGAPWLVLPPASPGAEQSLAVATRLPLYAGMMVAGAVACLLAGYAYNRLAESNGRILATLGASLSLCLLAVPAALAPANAVQGALSPALRNGLVGLFAFGQVVLWLILSVAHAQLRSGEPSGSDRSTTDSRPVVTAD; from the coding sequence ATGCTCGCCGAGTACCTGACGCGGGGGGTGAAAGCGGGCGTCGTCGCCGGACTGGTCTTCGGGCTGTTCGTGGCGGTCGCCGCGAACCCGCTCGTCGCCCACGCCGACGCGGTGAACCACGCCGCGGGCGAACCGGACCACGGCGTCGACGCCGAGCATCACCCCGACGCGCACGGCCACGGGGCAGACGGTAGCGAGGGAGGCGGTCACCACGAGACGGCCGTCTCGGCGGCGGTCGCCGGAGTCGTGAGCGTCCTCGCCGGCGTGGCGTGGGCCGTCGCGCTCGGCGGCGTCTTCTTCGGTCTCGCCTTCTACTTCCTCGAACCCGCGATCCCCGGTACCGGCGCGACCAAGAGCTATCTGCTCGGGGCCGCCGGGTTCGTCACCGTCTCCGGCGCGCCGTGGCTGGTGTTACCCCCGGCGTCGCCGGGCGCAGAGCAGTCGCTGGCGGTCGCGACTCGCCTCCCGCTCTACGCCGGCATGATGGTCGCCGGTGCGGTCGCCTGCCTGCTCGCGGGCTACGCGTACAACCGACTCGCCGAGTCGAACGGACGCATACTCGCGACGCTCGGCGCGTCGCTCTCCCTGTGCCTGCTCGCGGTACCGGCCGCACTCGCACCGGCGAACGCGGTACAGGGGGCGCTCTCGCCGGCGCTACGGAACGGACTGGTCGGGCTGTTCGCCTTCGGACAGGTCGTGCTGTGGCTGATCCTCTCGGTCGCACACGCGCAGCTGCGGTCGGGCGAGCCGTCGGGGTCGGACCGCTCGACGACGGACTCTCGGCCGGTCGTCACGGCGGACTGA
- a CDS encoding (2Fe-2S) ferredoxin domain-containing protein, producing the protein MRDRTKAVRERGFTDHVLVCTNGRDSEYAACADAHGPAVYDAVREWLRDRDVFWSHVHVAETSCLGLCSADGTAVAVHPRNRWYSDVRPGEVPELLRAEFGEDASRLGVETANNRE; encoded by the coding sequence ATGCGCGACCGCACGAAAGCGGTCCGCGAACGGGGGTTCACCGACCACGTGCTGGTCTGTACGAACGGCCGGGACTCCGAGTACGCGGCCTGCGCCGACGCTCACGGTCCGGCGGTCTACGACGCGGTACGCGAGTGGCTCCGCGACCGCGACGTCTTCTGGTCTCACGTCCACGTCGCGGAGACGAGCTGCCTCGGGCTCTGCAGCGCCGACGGCACCGCCGTCGCCGTCCACCCGCGCAACCGCTGGTACTCCGATGTCCGTCCCGGCGAAGTTCCCGAGCTGCTCCGCGCCGAGTTCGGCGAGGACGCGTCCCGACTCGGCGTCGAGACCGCGAACAATCGGGAGTGA
- a CDS encoding VWA domain-containing protein, whose amino-acid sequence MVVFGADKKASQAPAFEAVVGQRDLKEGLLAVAADDGLDGLLIRGEKGTAKSTAVRALAGLLPAQRAVADCPYGCPPDDPDNQCSDCRERDDPPVEERSTPLVTLPLGATRDRVVGTLSVADALAGDAEFDPGLLARANRGILYVDEVNLLDDHLVDVLLDAAASGYNRVERDGVTVTHPAEFTLVGTMNPEEGDLRPQLRDRFALQTEVTACEPIEERVSIIDRALDGQVDDTDGEDDERTQSPADRLHTARELLDDVELAREFRESIAELCRDAGVDGHRADIATARAARTFAALDGRTAVLETDVERAASFALPHRLRSDPFESAPAVEDVLDDHFEDEASDDEQSDAESGGSGDETEESDGEAEEGENESGSGDDGASDGELTGTGESDSTGSADEDDDTADAGEPRLAEASNGESERPGEDDDTDREDAAPLLPGQSRAAVGDSARPDIESPTVDADGSAASGRATAAGTDRGATVRTERAGESDTVDAAASVRAAARRGSGRVSSRDLRRSVRKGDAGTLVVFAVDASASMRPAMRAAKGCVLELLRDAYQARDEVAVVTFAGEDADVVLPPTDSVSLAARHLKDLPTGDRTPLPAGLSTAAEVLTRADPEAAVAVVVTDGKSNTAEGSPTAATRDAADRLGAVADRTVVVDAGAETRAGLTDAVASATDAAVVPLSALTAERIDAVAER is encoded by the coding sequence ATGGTTGTATTCGGTGCGGACAAAAAAGCTTCGCAGGCACCGGCCTTCGAGGCGGTCGTGGGGCAGCGCGACCTCAAAGAGGGGTTGCTGGCCGTCGCGGCCGACGACGGTCTCGACGGACTGCTGATTCGCGGCGAGAAGGGCACGGCGAAGTCGACGGCGGTGCGAGCGCTCGCGGGGCTGTTGCCCGCGCAGCGAGCGGTCGCGGACTGTCCGTACGGGTGTCCCCCCGACGACCCCGATAACCAGTGTTCCGACTGTCGTGAGCGCGATGACCCGCCCGTCGAGGAACGGTCCACGCCGCTGGTGACGCTGCCGCTCGGAGCCACGCGGGACCGCGTCGTCGGCACGCTCTCGGTCGCCGACGCGCTGGCCGGCGACGCCGAGTTCGACCCGGGCCTGCTCGCGCGGGCTAACCGGGGGATCCTCTACGTGGACGAGGTGAACCTGCTGGACGACCACCTCGTCGACGTGTTGCTCGACGCCGCCGCGAGCGGCTACAATCGGGTCGAGCGCGACGGCGTGACCGTCACGCACCCCGCCGAGTTCACGCTCGTCGGGACGATGAATCCCGAGGAGGGCGACCTCCGCCCGCAGCTCAGGGACCGGTTCGCGCTCCAGACCGAGGTGACGGCCTGCGAGCCGATCGAAGAGCGTGTGAGCATCATCGATCGAGCGCTCGATGGGCAGGTCGACGACACGGACGGCGAGGACGACGAACGGACACAGTCACCGGCCGACCGGCTGCACACCGCCCGCGAGCTACTCGACGACGTCGAACTGGCCCGCGAGTTCCGCGAGTCGATCGCCGAGCTCTGCCGGGACGCCGGCGTGGACGGGCACCGCGCCGACATCGCCACCGCCCGCGCCGCTCGGACGTTCGCCGCGCTCGACGGGCGGACGGCGGTGCTGGAGACGGACGTGGAGCGGGCGGCGAGCTTCGCGCTCCCGCACCGGCTGCGGTCCGACCCCTTCGAGAGCGCGCCCGCCGTCGAGGACGTCCTCGACGACCACTTCGAGGACGAGGCCTCGGACGACGAGCAGTCGGACGCCGAGTCCGGGGGGAGCGGCGATGAAACCGAGGAGAGCGACGGCGAAGCCGAAGAGGGCGAGAACGAGAGCGGTTCGGGCGACGACGGGGCCTCCGACGGCGAGCTGACGGGCACTGGAGAGTCGGATTCGACGGGTTCCGCGGACGAGGACGACGATACCGCCGACGCCGGTGAGCCACGGCTGGCCGAGGCGAGTAACGGTGAGAGCGAGCGCCCGGGCGAGGACGACGACACAGACCGGGAAGACGCGGCGCCGTTACTCCCCGGTCAGTCCCGCGCCGCAGTCGGTGACAGCGCCCGACCCGATATCGAGTCGCCGACGGTCGACGCCGACGGGAGCGCCGCGAGCGGGCGGGCGACCGCCGCGGGGACCGACCGGGGTGCGACCGTCCGAACCGAACGCGCCGGAGAGAGCGACACCGTCGACGCCGCCGCCTCGGTCCGCGCGGCGGCACGGCGCGGGAGCGGACGAGTCAGTTCCCGCGACCTCCGCCGGTCGGTTCGAAAGGGCGACGCCGGCACGCTGGTCGTCTTCGCCGTCGACGCCAGCGCGTCGATGCGGCCGGCGATGCGGGCCGCGAAGGGCTGCGTCCTCGAACTGCTGAGAGACGCCTATCAGGCCCGCGACGAGGTGGCCGTCGTCACCTTCGCCGGCGAGGACGCCGACGTGGTCCTCCCGCCGACCGACAGCGTCTCGCTGGCCGCTCGCCACCTGAAGGACCTGCCCACCGGCGACCGGACGCCGCTCCCGGCCGGCCTCTCGACCGCCGCCGAGGTGCTGACCCGAGCGGACCCCGAGGCGGCCGTCGCCGTCGTCGTCACGGACGGCAAGTCCAACACCGCCGAGGGGAGTCCGACGGCGGCGACTCGGGACGCGGCCGACCGACTCGGAGCGGTCGCCGACCGGACGGTCGTCGTCGACGCCGGGGCGGAGACGCGGGCGGGGCTGACCGACGCCGTCGCCTCGGCCACCGACGCCGCCGTCGTCCCGCTCTCGGCGCTGACCGCCGAGCGGATCGACGCGGTCGCCGAGCGGTGA
- the cobN gene encoding cobaltochelatase subunit CobN: MSQLGLYTATENELGAVQRAAQQVETDLVVRSESDLDDETKVEAFVDELTDATAVVLWLHGAEDSMPGYDRAVERLRDAGVPLVVKATGDAFAYEDTSVPDDHRETVYDYLDRGGASNVANCLRYLLAQYGESDPGYDDPVALPTEGVYHPDHPGASYGELRATFDPAKPTVAVWFYESHWTHENTRYVDAQVQAIEEQGANALPIFCEPATDAEGQWNAERVTEEWLLDSNGDPLVDVVCSSFMFSLSMDERGRSADGEGESAEDVFLDRLGVPVLQTVTTMRSRSRYNSSDTGVMGFELALSVALPEFDGNVVTHPISGKERTEDDADIGSAPKQHFPIEDRIDHVARLAVNWAELRHAPNDEKRVAVVLHNYPPSDDGIGTAFGLDSPESAVNLLDELAARGYDLGDSMPDSGQSLVERLTAQLTLDDRWVAPEDVRESSVDTVSPAQYGEWFGALDADFRANVVEEWGDPPDRPFAIPGVEFGNVFVTVQPPRGFGMDPSKVYHDSDLQPPHDYVAFYRWLRNEYAADAVVHLGTHGSLEWLPGKTVGLDGESAPDQLIDDIPNVYPYIVNNPGEGTQAKRRSYAAVVDYLTPVMANAGTYDELAELEELATRYREAGMEDARTDDGEHLAERIREAVDELDLAVELGIAGDISEKADVRGPDEAGTTLAEGDVSGDEVAIDELVERVHEYLTDVKTTQIRKGLHTMGEPPEDDRLVDYLVALTRLENPGAPSLRESVAGVLGVDYDKLRNAPGEYDDALGMTYAEAADRVHETSLDLVATLADRGFDVPESELADGDSEVNMNLLVVDLDPLGDARAESGAHDRLREALTYICEEAAPRVAGAVDEIPRTADALAGEYVPPGGSGAPTRGGVDLLPTARNFYTLDPRKVPAKTAWDVGSEVAEGVLDRHSSAARSAADQSSGASGEPRDESEEGEYPEEVGVVVWGTPTVRTRGETIAQVLALLGVEPVWSDAGRVEGVEPIPLDELGRPRIDVTTRVSGLFRDAFPAAASVVHDAVDAVVELDEPHEMNYVKKHVEEETEELLADGMDASDAEAAARHRVFTTRPGGYGAGTNKAVDEGNWEDRSDLADVYVQWGGYAMGSRGRVSEAHDAFERRLGSVEATVKIEDTAEQDEFDSSDWYAFHGGFISAVSEIAGAEPASYVGDSADPDNVSVYTNEEKVRKAMRARVLNPNWLDSMEEHDYKGAGDLSTTVDVVLGWDATTGVVGDALWNDVAEKYALNEDRRDWLRDVNPWALESITDTLLEAVDRGLWDADEEMTDRLRDVNLSVDGDIEARAGSAPAEVTSDDD, translated from the coding sequence ATGTCACAGCTCGGACTCTACACCGCGACGGAGAACGAACTCGGGGCCGTCCAGCGGGCCGCACAACAGGTCGAAACCGACCTCGTCGTCCGCTCGGAGAGCGACCTTGACGACGAGACGAAAGTCGAGGCGTTCGTCGACGAACTGACCGACGCGACGGCCGTCGTCCTCTGGCTTCACGGGGCCGAGGACAGCATGCCCGGCTACGATCGGGCGGTCGAGCGGTTGCGCGACGCGGGCGTTCCGCTCGTGGTCAAGGCCACCGGCGACGCCTTCGCGTACGAGGACACGTCCGTCCCGGACGACCACCGCGAGACGGTGTACGACTACCTGGACCGGGGCGGCGCGAGCAACGTCGCCAACTGCCTGCGCTACCTGCTCGCTCAATACGGCGAGTCGGACCCGGGCTACGACGACCCGGTGGCGCTCCCGACGGAGGGGGTCTACCACCCGGACCACCCGGGCGCGAGCTACGGGGAACTGCGGGCGACGTTCGACCCGGCGAAACCGACCGTCGCCGTGTGGTTCTACGAGTCCCACTGGACCCACGAGAACACCCGCTACGTTGACGCGCAGGTCCAGGCCATTGAGGAGCAGGGAGCGAACGCGCTCCCGATATTCTGCGAACCAGCGACCGACGCGGAGGGGCAGTGGAACGCCGAGCGAGTCACGGAGGAGTGGCTCCTCGATTCGAACGGCGATCCGCTGGTCGACGTCGTCTGCTCGTCGTTCATGTTCTCGCTGTCGATGGACGAGCGGGGCCGCAGCGCCGACGGCGAGGGCGAGAGCGCCGAGGACGTGTTCCTCGACAGACTGGGCGTCCCGGTCCTCCAGACCGTGACGACGATGCGCTCGCGGTCCCGCTACAACAGCAGCGACACCGGCGTGATGGGCTTCGAACTCGCGCTCTCGGTGGCGCTGCCCGAGTTCGACGGCAACGTCGTCACCCACCCGATCTCCGGCAAGGAACGCACCGAGGACGACGCCGACATCGGGAGCGCGCCGAAGCAGCACTTCCCTATCGAGGACCGGATCGACCACGTCGCCAGGCTGGCCGTCAACTGGGCCGAACTGCGCCACGCGCCGAACGACGAGAAGCGCGTCGCCGTCGTCCTCCACAACTACCCGCCGAGTGACGACGGCATCGGGACGGCCTTCGGACTTGACTCCCCGGAGAGCGCCGTCAACCTGCTCGACGAACTGGCCGCGAGAGGGTACGATCTCGGGGACTCGATGCCCGACAGCGGTCAGTCCCTCGTCGAGCGCCTGACCGCTCAACTGACACTCGACGACCGCTGGGTCGCCCCCGAAGACGTGCGAGAGTCGAGCGTCGACACCGTCTCCCCGGCCCAGTACGGCGAGTGGTTCGGAGCGCTGGACGCGGACTTCCGCGCGAACGTCGTCGAGGAGTGGGGCGACCCGCCCGACCGCCCGTTTGCCATCCCCGGCGTCGAGTTCGGCAACGTCTTCGTCACCGTCCAGCCCCCGCGCGGGTTCGGGATGGACCCCTCGAAGGTGTACCACGACTCGGACCTCCAGCCACCTCACGACTACGTCGCGTTCTACCGCTGGCTTCGCAACGAGTACGCCGCCGACGCCGTCGTCCACCTGGGCACGCACGGCAGTCTGGAGTGGCTCCCCGGCAAGACCGTCGGGCTGGACGGCGAGAGCGCGCCGGACCAGCTGATCGACGATATTCCGAACGTCTACCCCTACATCGTCAACAACCCCGGCGAGGGGACGCAGGCCAAGCGCCGGTCGTACGCCGCCGTCGTCGACTACCTGACGCCGGTGATGGCCAACGCCGGGACGTACGACGAACTGGCCGAACTGGAGGAACTGGCCACCCGCTACCGCGAGGCCGGTATGGAGGACGCCCGGACCGACGACGGCGAGCACCTCGCCGAGCGGATCAGGGAGGCGGTGGACGAACTGGACCTGGCCGTGGAACTCGGAATCGCGGGCGACATCTCGGAGAAGGCCGACGTGCGGGGGCCCGACGAAGCCGGAACGACGCTCGCGGAGGGCGACGTCTCGGGCGACGAAGTAGCCATCGACGAGTTGGTCGAACGCGTCCACGAGTACCTCACCGACGTGAAGACGACCCAGATTCGAAAGGGGCTGCACACGATGGGCGAACCGCCCGAGGACGACCGCCTGGTCGACTACCTCGTCGCGCTCACCCGGCTGGAGAATCCCGGTGCGCCCTCGCTGCGCGAGAGCGTCGCCGGCGTCCTCGGGGTCGATTACGACAAGCTCCGGAACGCCCCCGGCGAGTACGACGACGCGCTCGGGATGACCTACGCCGAGGCCGCCGACCGCGTCCACGAGACGAGCCTCGACCTCGTGGCGACGCTCGCCGATCGCGGCTTCGACGTGCCCGAGAGCGAACTCGCCGACGGCGACTCGGAGGTGAACATGAACCTCCTCGTCGTCGACCTCGACCCGCTCGGCGACGCCCGGGCGGAGTCGGGCGCACACGACCGGTTGCGCGAGGCGCTGACCTACATCTGCGAGGAGGCCGCACCGCGGGTAGCCGGCGCGGTTGACGAGATCCCGCGCACCGCCGACGCCCTCGCCGGGGAGTACGTCCCGCCCGGCGGCTCCGGCGCGCCGACGCGCGGCGGCGTCGATCTCCTGCCGACGGCCCGGAACTTCTACACGCTCGACCCGCGGAAAGTGCCCGCGAAGACGGCGTGGGACGTGGGAAGCGAGGTCGCCGAGGGGGTCCTCGACCGGCACAGTAGCGCGGCGCGAAGCGCCGCGGACCAGTCGAGCGGAGCGTCCGGCGAACCGCGAGACGAGAGCGAGGAAGGGGAGTACCCCGAGGAGGTCGGCGTCGTCGTCTGGGGGACGCCGACGGTCCGCACGCGCGGCGAGACCATCGCGCAGGTACTGGCGCTGCTGGGCGTCGAACCGGTCTGGTCCGACGCCGGCCGCGTCGAGGGCGTGGAACCGATACCGCTCGACGAACTCGGCCGGCCGCGAATCGACGTGACGACGCGCGTCTCCGGCCTGTTCCGGGACGCGTTCCCGGCGGCCGCGAGCGTCGTCCACGACGCCGTCGACGCCGTCGTCGAACTGGACGAACCCCACGAGATGAACTACGTCAAGAAACACGTCGAGGAGGAGACCGAGGAACTCCTCGCCGACGGGATGGACGCGAGCGACGCCGAGGCGGCCGCGAGACACCGCGTGTTCACCACCAGACCCGGCGGCTACGGCGCGGGGACGAACAAGGCCGTCGACGAGGGCAACTGGGAGGACCGCTCTGACCTCGCGGACGTGTACGTCCAGTGGGGCGGCTACGCGATGGGGTCGCGGGGCCGCGTCAGCGAGGCTCACGACGCCTTCGAGCGGCGACTGGGCAGCGTCGAAGCGACCGTCAAGATCGAGGACACGGCCGAACAGGACGAGTTCGACAGCTCCGACTGGTACGCTTTCCACGGGGGCTTCATCAGCGCCGTCTCGGAGATAGCCGGCGCGGAGCCGGCCTCCTACGTCGGCGACTCGGCTGACCCCGATAACGTCTCGGTCTACACGAACGAGGAGAAGGTCCGGAAGGCGATGCGCGCTCGCGTCCTCAACCCGAATTGGCTCGATTCGATGGAGGAACACGACTACAAGGGCGCGGGCGACCTCTCGACGACCGTCGACGTGGTGCTCGGCTGGGACGCGACGACCGGCGTCGTCGGCGACGCGCTCTGGAACGACGTCGCCGAGAAGTACGCCCTCAACGAGGACCGGCGGGATTGGCTCCGCGACGTGAACCCGTGGGCCCTAGAGAGCATCACCGATACCCTCCTCGAAGCCGTCGACCGCGGCCTCTGGGACGCCGACGAGGAGATGACCGACCGGCTCAGGGACGTCAACCTCTCCGTGGACGGCGACATCGAGGCCCGCGCCGGCAGCGCACCGGCGGAGGTGACGAGCGATGACGACTGA
- a CDS encoding precorrin-8X methylmutase, which translates to MTTEEGETTEEFAEYADLGATTGDAMAIAETSMDRVRELVPDETLGDRIRQKAVHATGDPEFQHLVRFAGADESAAVRAGARAVLDERPIVTDITMVKAGVTGRGHGCPVRKAIGNGADLAERTGMTRTAASVLELDRRDVYDDAVAVVGNAPTAALALADCIEDGTRPAVVVATPVGFVKAAKSRQRVREVAREYDVPAITTVGRRGGSGLAAGLTNELVHVASDARDGDLSVDPTGDHAVPREGGTDRS; encoded by the coding sequence ATGACGACTGAGGAGGGCGAGACGACCGAGGAGTTCGCGGAGTACGCCGACCTCGGCGCGACGACGGGGGACGCGATGGCGATCGCCGAGACGAGCATGGACCGCGTGCGCGAACTCGTCCCGGACGAGACGCTGGGCGACCGCATCAGACAGAAGGCCGTCCACGCGACGGGCGATCCCGAGTTCCAGCACCTCGTCCGCTTCGCGGGGGCCGACGAGTCGGCGGCGGTCCGCGCCGGTGCCCGCGCGGTGCTGGACGAACGGCCGATCGTCACCGACATCACGATGGTGAAAGCCGGCGTCACGGGCCGCGGCCACGGCTGTCCGGTGCGGAAGGCCATCGGCAACGGGGCTGACCTGGCGGAGCGGACGGGGATGACCCGGACGGCCGCGTCGGTCCTCGAACTCGACCGGCGGGACGTCTACGACGACGCCGTCGCCGTCGTCGGGAACGCTCCGACCGCCGCCCTCGCGCTCGCCGACTGCATCGAGGACGGGACCCGCCCCGCCGTCGTCGTCGCCACGCCTGTCGGCTTCGTCAAGGCGGCGAAGAGCCGACAGCGCGTTCGGGAAGTCGCACGGGAATACGACGTGCCGGCCATCACGACCGTCGGTCGTCGCGGCGGCAGCGGGCTGGCCGCGGGGTTGACGAACGAACTCGTCCACGTCGCGAGCGACGCCAGGGATGGCGATCTCTCCGTCGACCCGACCGGAGATCACGCCGTGCCCAGAGAGGGGGGAACCGATCGGTCATGA
- a CDS encoding cobalt-precorrin-7 (C(5))-methyltransferase yields the protein MSENYDLNEGPDPAAVAAARPETDAARAESAVDAVGVGPGSPEYLTPRGRRAIREADVVVGFETVVEFVADETDAELLTCGYDDERETLEAFAGRVAEGASGTAALMGDPNHSGYQFVGKVQRAVDAPVRVVPGVSSLQVAASRARTPMEDAEFVTLHKSGDLTADLDRLRENVGERHLLVLPRPYDRMPEDIARTLVTAGGDETLDALVLERLTHPDESVTETTLGELATTGRGADESAFSDLSVLAVRAESSG from the coding sequence ATGAGCGAGAATTACGACCTGAACGAGGGGCCGGACCCGGCGGCGGTGGCGGCCGCACGACCCGAGACCGACGCCGCGAGGGCGGAGTCGGCGGTGGACGCCGTCGGCGTCGGACCGGGGAGCCCGGAGTATCTGACGCCCCGAGGCCGACGGGCGATACGCGAGGCCGACGTCGTCGTCGGCTTCGAGACCGTCGTCGAGTTCGTCGCCGACGAGACGGACGCCGAACTGCTGACCTGCGGGTACGACGACGAGCGCGAGACGCTCGAAGCGTTCGCGGGGAGGGTCGCCGAGGGCGCGAGCGGGACGGCCGCGCTGATGGGCGACCCGAACCACTCGGGCTACCAGTTCGTCGGAAAGGTCCAGCGAGCGGTCGACGCCCCGGTGCGGGTCGTCCCCGGCGTCTCCTCGCTCCAGGTGGCCGCGAGCCGCGCCCGGACACCGATGGAGGACGCCGAGTTCGTGACGCTCCACAAGAGCGGCGATCTGACGGCCGACCTCGACCGACTCCGCGAGAACGTCGGCGAGCGACACCTGCTCGTTCTCCCCCGCCCGTACGACCGGATGCCCGAGGATATCGCGCGGACGCTCGTCACCGCGGGCGGCGACGAGACGCTCGACGCGCTCGTACTGGAACGGCTGACCCACCCCGACGAGTCCGTGACCGAGACGACGCTCGGGGAACTGGCGACGACGGGGAGGGGCGCGGACGAATCGGCTTTCTCGGACCTCTCAGTTCTCGCCGTGCGGGCCGAGTCGTCGGGCTGA
- a CDS encoding group I truncated hemoglobin, giving the protein MPQTIYREIGGRDAVEAVVADFYDRVLSDERLTPYFEGMDMDELRAHQIQFISAVAGGPVDYGGDDMREAHAHLDITEEDFEAVGDYLESALRANGVDDDSVEAIMAEVMALKDPVLGR; this is encoded by the coding sequence ATGCCGCAGACAATCTATCGCGAGATCGGCGGGAGAGACGCGGTCGAAGCAGTCGTCGCCGACTTCTACGACAGAGTCCTCTCGGACGAGCGACTGACGCCCTACTTCGAGGGGATGGACATGGACGAACTGCGCGCTCATCAGATCCAGTTCATCAGCGCGGTCGCCGGCGGTCCCGTCGACTACGGGGGCGACGACATGCGCGAGGCGCACGCGCATCTCGATATCACCGAAGAGGACTTCGAAGCCGTCGGCGACTATCTCGAATCGGCGCTCCGAGCGAACGGGGTCGACGACGACAGCGTCGAGGCGATCATGGCCGAGGTGATGGCGCTCAAAGACCCGGTTCTCGGTCGGTGA
- a CDS encoding helix-turn-helix domain-containing protein gives MASGVHVQLEVSDVAGCPVASLSEDCTVESVQVSRRSLAGTQSVVGEVTIDHAEDAEPEIQSAEKVFDDSSTSVYRYTHENSACPCTRLPSHGCPVREIRAESERLVLSFIASDLETLRAVVTDLQACCADVTVRRLAQSGGPEERRSLLVVDRNVFTDRQYEVLETAHEMGYFSSPKGASAGAVADELGISAATFVEHLSVAQTKLLDQILSE, from the coding sequence ATGGCTTCTGGGGTCCACGTGCAGCTGGAAGTGAGCGACGTGGCCGGCTGTCCCGTCGCTTCGCTGAGCGAGGACTGTACAGTCGAGTCCGTGCAAGTCAGCCGACGCTCTCTCGCGGGGACACAGAGCGTCGTCGGCGAAGTGACGATAGACCACGCCGAGGACGCCGAGCCGGAGATACAGTCCGCCGAGAAAGTGTTCGACGACAGCTCGACGTCGGTCTATCGATACACGCACGAGAACAGCGCGTGCCCGTGTACGCGCCTTCCGAGCCACGGCTGTCCCGTCCGGGAGATTCGGGCAGAGTCCGAACGGCTGGTCCTCTCGTTCATAGCGTCGGATCTCGAGACGCTACGGGCGGTCGTCACTGATCTGCAAGCGTGCTGTGCGGACGTCACGGTCCGCCGCCTCGCCCAGTCTGGCGGACCGGAGGAGCGGCGCTCGCTGCTCGTCGTCGACCGAAACGTCTTCACGGACCGCCAGTACGAGGTGCTCGAGACGGCTCACGAGATGGGCTACTTCTCGTCGCCGAAGGGCGCGAGCGCCGGAGCGGTCGCCGACGAACTCGGGATATCGGCGGCCACCTTCGTCGAGCACCTCTCCGTCGCACAGACGAAGCTCTTGGATCAGATCCTCTCCGAGTAG